The following proteins come from a genomic window of Diprion similis isolate iyDipSimi1 chromosome 8, iyDipSimi1.1, whole genome shotgun sequence:
- the LOC124409102 gene encoding oxysterol-binding protein-related protein 2: protein MASGNQQHRTSLPAPGRSEVNLCSVLTLGKDLSKITMPVVFNEPLSFLQRVAEYMEYAKLLKQAAMEEDPLVRLQYVSAFAVSALASNWERLGKPFNPLLGETYELQREDFRIICEQVSHHPPVSAFHADSEDFIFHGSIHPKLKFFCKSVEIHPKGMVTVELPKWKEAYTWQNVNCILHNVLVGQFWMEQLGALEIRQYGEANLKSTLSFKSAGRNGKDLHKVEGFIMDQDKKKLVFLYGKWTENLRVCEPILYEETLERIKRENRSPQGSPGHKKVLAKLHSFKVGAFKPSHQDAIDESTGTEGDDSPTIDEIPGSTTLWKVAPRPQSSAEFYQFTTFAMSLNEIEPGMGKILCPTDSRLRPDIRKLEMGDQDGAAAEKIRLEEKQRRSRKTRKQNSGSEWTPRWFATGINPHSEQVDWLYQGEYWNRNYSDIEDIF from the exons ATGGCTAGTGGGAATCAACAGCACAG GACGTCTTTGCCAGCTCCTGGACGCTCCGAGGTGAACCTTTGCTCGGTTTTGACACTGGGCAAGGACCTCAGTAAAATCACAATGCCTGTCGTTTTCAACGAACCTTTATCCTTTCTCCAACGAGTCGCTGAGTACATGGAGTATGCAAAATTACTCAAACAAGCTGCTATGGAAGAGGATCCTCTTGTTAGACTCCAG TATGTCTCGGCATTTGCAGTAAGCGCATTAGCATCGAACTGGGAGCGCCTGGGAAAACCATTTAATCCGTTGCTTGGCGAAACCTACGAACTTCAACGAGAAGATTTTAG AATAATATGCGAGCAGGTGTCACATCATCCACCAGTATCAGCATTTCACGCCGACAGTGAGGACTTCATATTCCACGGCAGCATACATCCAAAGCTCAAGTTCTTCTGCAAATCAGTTGAAATTCATCCTAAGGGTATGGTGACAGTCGAGCTGCCAAA aTGGAAGGAGGCTTACACATGGCAGAATGTCAATTGCATATTACACAATGTACTTGTCGGCCAGTTCTGGATGGAACAATTGGGTGCATTAGAAATCAGGCAGTACGGAGAGGCTAATTTGAAGTCTACCTTGTCGTTCAAAAGTGCTGGTCGGAATGGAAAAGACTTGCATAAAGTTGAAGGCTTTATAATGGAtcagga caaaaaaaaattagtgtttCTCTACGGCAAGTGGACTGAAAACTTACGAGTTTGCGAACCAATATTGTACGAAGAAACACTGGAGAGGATTAAACGAGAGAACAGAAGCCCTCAAGGCAGCCCAGGACACAAGAAAGTCCTGGCTAAATTACACAGTTTTAAAGTGGGCGCTTTCAAACCTTCTCATCAG GATGCAATCGATGAATCTACGGGAACAGAAGGAGATGATAGTCCAACTATTGATGAGATTCCAGGATCAACTACCCTTTGGAAAGTTGCTCCAAGGCCGCAAAGTAGTGCTGAA TTCTACCAATTCACCACGTTTGCAATGTCACTTAACGAGATAGAACCTGGAATGGGAAAAATCTTGTGCCCCACAGACTCCAGGCTTCGACCTGACATAAGAAAACTCGAGATGGGAGATCAAGATGGTGCAGCTGCCGAAAAAATAAGATTGGAAGAAAAGCAGAGAAGGTCGCGAAAAACAAGGAAACAAAATAGCGGTTCCGAATGGACACCAAG GTGGTTCGCTACTGGTATAAATCCACATTCAGAACAAGTGGATTGGCTGTATCAAGGAGAATACTGGAATCGAAATTATTCAGACATCGAAGATATATTTTAG
- the LOC124409057 gene encoding armadillo repeat-containing protein 3, with amino-acid sequence MVKQHPEITYSQKCKSTGKERDNRSILPKTRFDSCSIEVQDPRTAILLLKCQENSVLVNATAALSKFGSKSSDNLEILFDLDIVALVIPLSEHEDIFVRRSDIFSKDRDKFRFATKLLAEMATLPNIRNFLLSSNCYMPYFTSILQNDTDIFIHEFITLIFAELSKDMYGVAQILKQFNNFDLLFEKLRSPDPDVKKNSIEIIYNLLKDPMGAQEIIDTKDFSFPRIFELLKQPYPVIQLLALDVINLLVARNKDENIQELFRASRGPQALLEIIDNDEYDDLLEKALEILSSACDNEKSAELICSTGGIQSLLKFMESNDKKLTVCLLNLIVRLANSASSRKELYKHGIVKILLNFIHESSNPDVVGASFYGLTKMVQYGPAAEEITSSNSMHKILGFIKNESLKQHVRHAAICCLAELLACDAQNCSNLLDINGQTYLIWMIKQLIGNVPLETRLKTLRCLTSIGGYPEFREQFVDVNLIDALCTPFEFKSSFDLAELKVAHCRALSIFCIEKIARDIFLRLEGPRKLYNLLLESESVPVRNAAAQLVSQLSGDQGVAPLLILAGCLEYMIGHRSTSRIVPTWESCIKAMFNSYLPAKFAFTGRLSLHDITKDGFYVMRKNVHPFPISEQLFTFNLDLAQTIYICIPTQRRRLLDQNSEVKDYQILSNGKKNDAPRKNIYSVYSTDVTNDITGDKRGIKKTDSFLFNAVELFKCKLIAKESRNANEQEKPGLVNISFIKSRAKMLGEFVAQKMSGPDPTTNCIDHQLEIHLSEIKRDIGTNVIPLGQLQVGSYFERALLFKIIADRVCLPAALVRGDYGKAWIEIAIPEMETQSSEHISDTIDERKGGTKSRPSVGSTSHDPSFEGSAKELVSVSQHVLSIFPTKLLRPSYIVDLMRVPGDLIPLGTKQADDYCR; translated from the exons ATGGTGAAGCAGCATCCCGAG ATTACTTATTCACAGAAATGCAAGTCCACTGGCAAAGAGCGGGACAATCGTTCAATACTACCTAAAACTAGGTTCGATTCTTGCAGTATTGAGGTCCAAGATCCAAGAACAGCAATACTGTTGCTGAAATGCCAAGAAAACTCCGTTCTAGTCAATGCTACAGCGGCCTTATCAAAATTTGGCTCCAAGAGCTCTGACAATCTTGAAATACTGTTCGATCTTGATATCGTGGCTTTAGTGATTCCCTTATCAGAACACGAAGACATATTCGTACGAAGGTCTGACATTTTTTCCAAGGACCGTGATAAA ttcaggtTTGCCACAAAATTGTTGGCAGAAATGGCCACACTACCGAATATACGCAACTTCTTGCTGAGCTCAAACTGTTACATGCCTTATTTTACAAGCATTTTACAGAATGACACGGACATTTTCATTCACGAGTTCATAACATTAATATTTGCCGAATTATCCAAAGATATGTACGGTGTGGCTCAGATATTGAAACAGTTCAATAACTTCGACCTCTTGTTTGAGAAACTTCGGTCACCTGATCCCGAtgttaagaaaaattcaattgaaataatatacaatttgtTGAAAGATCCGATGGGTGCACAAGAAATTATTGACACGAAG GATTTCAGTTTTCCACGAATATTCGAGCTGCTCAAACAACCATACCCAGTGATACAGTTATTGGCACTTGACGTTATTAATTTGTTAGTTGCCAGAAACAAGGATGAAAATATACAAGAACTATTCCGTGCATCTCGAGGTCCTCAGGCCTTGTTAGAAATAATCGAT AATGACGAATATGAtgatttacttgaaaaagCATTAGAGATTCTCTCATCAGCATGTGACAATGAAAAGTCAGCAGAGTTAATTTGCAGCACAGGTGGCATTCAAAGTCTCTTAAAATTCATGGAAAGCAATGACAAAAAGTTGACAGTGTGTCTTCTGAATCTCATCGTTCGTCTAGCAAATTCGGCAAGCAGCAGAAAG GAACTGTACAAACATggaattgttaaaattttgctAAACTTCATACACGAGTCTTCAAATCCTGACGTTGTTGGTGCGAGTTTTTACGGTCTTACCAAAATGGTGCAGTACGGCCCAGCTGCAGAAGAAATCACCTCATCGAATTCCATGCACAAGATACTTG GTTTTATCAAAAATGAAAGTCTAAAACAGCACGTAAGACACGCAGCTATCTGTTGCTTGGCGGAATTGTTGGCTTGCGACGCGCAGAACTGTTCGAATTTGTTGGACATCAACGGacag ACATATTTGATATGGATGATAAAACAACTCATCGGCAATGTTCCATTAGAAACTCGTCTTAAAACATTGCGGTGTCTTACGTCAATAGGAGGCTACCCTGAATTCAGAGAGCAATTTGTCGATGTCAACTTGATAGACGCTCTGTGCACTCCATTCGAA ttCAAGAGTAGTTTTGATCTTGCCGAATTGAAAGTGGCTCACTGCCGTGCATTGTCCATATTttgcattgaaaaaattgcaagagaTATATTTTTGCGTCTGGAGGGACCTAGAaagttatataatttattacttgAATCTGAATCTGTTCCGGTTAGAAACGCTGCAGCTCAACTGGTTTCACAATTATCTGGCGATCAAGGTGTCGCGCCTTTACTTATTCTTGCTGGGTGTTTGGAATA tatGATTGGACACAGATCAACTTCAAGAATTGTTCCAACTTGGGAATCGTGTATTAAAGCAATGTTTAATTCTTATTTGCCAGCAAAGTTCGCTTTTACTGGGCGTTTGTCGTTACATGACATTACAAAAGACGGTTTTTATGTTATGCGCAAAAATGTTCATCC GTTTCCGATTAGTGAACAGTTGTTTACGTTCAACTTAGACCTTGCACAAACAATATACATCTGCATACCAACACAGCGACGTCGATTGTTAGATCAAAACTCTGAAGTGAAAGATTATCAGATTTTATCGAACGGTa aaaaaaacgatgcgcctagaaaaaatatttattccgtATACAGTACAGATGTTACTAATGATATAACAGGAGATAAACGTGGGATAAAGAAGACagattcgtttttatttaatgCGGTGGAGTTATTCAAATGCAAACTCATTGCCAAGGAATCGAGAAATGC GAATGAGCAGGAAAAGCCAGGACTCGTGAACATTTCTTTTATCAAATCACGAGCGAAAATGTTGGGTGAATTCGTGGCGCAGAAAATGTCGGGACCCGATCCAACAACAAACTGCATTGATCACCAACTTGAGATACATCTCAGCGAAATTAAACGTGACATTGGAACAAACGTAATTCCATTAGGACAGTTGCAAGTCGGATCGTACTTTGAACGAGCATTGTTGTTCAAAATTATAGCAGATAGAGTTTGTCTGCCAGCTGCGTTAGTCCGCGGGGATTATGGAAAAGCATGGATTGAAATTGCTATTCCAgag ATGGAAACGCAAAGCAGTGAGCATATAAGCGACACTATCGACGAGAGAAAAGGTGGAACGAAATCAAGACCATCCGTTGGGTCAACCAGTCACGATCCATCTTTTGAAGGTTCAGCGAAAGAATTAGTTTCAGTCAGCCAACATGTGTTGTCCATTTTTCCAACAAAACTACTCAGACCAAGTTACATAGTTGACTTGATGCGAGTGCCTGGAGATCTAATACCATTGGGCACCAAACAGGCTGACGATTATTGTAGATAA